CCGGCGGCCGAGGAGCTGCGTGAGATCGACAACGCCTGGTACTGGGCCGAGGAGGCCGTCCTCATCGAGGGTCCGGAGGCGGGTAACGTCTACCTCTGGTTCCGGGAGTTGAAGGAGGACGCCTACTTCGCCGATGAGCCGACGGCGGGGTTCGCCCTACCGTATTTGATCGAGGAGCCGCGCAGCGGGATGGCGGTCTGGTTCGAGCTGCCGCCGCTGCCGTGGTTCGTCGAGGCCGACGCCGACGCGGGTTACGGCTTGCAGCTCTACTACTACATCGGGCCGCCGGAGACGACGGCGCAGATGACGATCTATACGGGCAACGGCGAGCTGATCTCCGCGGGCGGCCTGCTGACGGGGCGCCACTTCACCCAGCCGATCCGGGCGGCGGAGCTGGAGTACGGGTTGGCGGTGCTGTTGCGCTTCGACGAGCTGCCGCCGGACTGCGTCAGCATCCTGACCGCCGTCGGCGTGCTGCCGGGTAACGAGGGCTGGCCCGATCTGATCGACAACCTGCCCGCGGACCCCGAAGACTGGTAACAACAATCCGGCGCCTAGTCGGCTGTTTTGACTGTAACGATCTACCTCCCCGCAACAGGAAAGGCTCATCCCCCAGTGAAGACGGAACTCGTCCAGCCGAGCATCACAGAGACATTGCGGCCCTTCGGGGTCCGTCTGGCCGCGTGGTGGAGCCGGGATTGGCGGAGTAAGGTTCTCCTGCTGCTCGGCGGCGTGGGCGTTCTCGGCGTCATCGGTTTGCTGGTCCACAAGCTGCCGGTCTACGGCCAGATCGATCTGCGGCTGTTCTACGACTTCGGCCGAACCTACTACGAGGGGGGCGAGCTATACCAACTGCGCTGGGAAGGCTTCAGCTACCTCTACCCGCCTTTCTTCGCCGGTTTCGTCGGCTTGTTCGCCTGGGTGCCCTACCCCGTGTTCGCCCTGATCTTCAACCTGCTGAGCCTGTTGTCGACAGTGTTGGCGGTGGTTCTGTCGCTGACCCTGCTCAGGCCGCAGCTCAAGGAGCGCCAGGCCCACCGGGTGCTCCTGCTGGGGTTGTTGTTGTCGGTCTTTTTCATCTTCTACAATCTGCAGTACGGTCAGGTGAACACCCTGGTGTTGACGCTGGTGTTGGCGGGTGTTTACCGTGCGGAGCAGGGCGGTGACCTCCGGGCGGGTGTTTACCTCGGGCTGGCTTTCTCGGTCAAGCTGATCCCGGGGGTCTTCATCCTCTACTTCCTGCTGCGCGGTCGCTGGCGGATCCTGCTGTCGTCGGCGGTGGTCGCTTTGGTGCTCAACGTCGTCTTTCCCGTCGTCACCCACGGTTTCGAGACCTACCTCAGTGAGATCGGCAAATACATCAGCTGCATGACCGACTTTTTGGTCAGCGACGCCAGGTTCACCCCCTGGTACACCAACCAGGGTCTCTACAACGCCCTGGCGCGTCTGTTGACCGATCGTGATTTCCACTACGTCCACTCGATCAACCTCGTCAGCCTGAGTCCGACGGCCTTCGCTTGGTTGATGCGCGGGGTCAAGCTGGCCGTACTGGGTTCGACGGCCTTCGCCCTCTGGCGGCGCCGACGGGATTACGAGGATCGGCTGATCGATTACGCCCTGATGCTGGCGGCGCTGTTGCTCCTGATCGGCGTAACCGGCACCCATCACCTGACCCTGCTGCTGCCGGCCAACCTGTTGCTGGCCTACTGGTTCTACAGCGAGCGGCGGCGGGTCGGTCTGAGTCTGCTGGTGTTCTACGGCGCGGCCATCAACCTGCCGTTGTTGTATT
This genomic window from Candidatus Coatesbacteria bacterium contains:
- a CDS encoding DUF2029 domain-containing protein, producing the protein MTVTIYLPATGKAHPPVKTELVQPSITETLRPFGVRLAAWWSRDWRSKVLLLLGGVGVLGVIGLLVHKLPVYGQIDLRLFYDFGRTYYEGGELYQLRWEGFSYLYPPFFAGFVGLFAWVPYPVFALIFNLLSLLSTVLAVVLSLTLLRPQLKERQAHRVLLLGLLLSVFFIFYNLQYGQVNTLVLTLVLAGVYRAEQGGDLRAGVYLGLAFSVKLIPGVFILYFLLRGRWRILLSSAVVALVLNVVFPVVTHGFETYLSEIGKYISCMTDFLVSDARFTPWYTNQGLYNALARLLTDRDFHYVHSINLVSLSPTAFAWLMRGVKLAVLGSTAFALWRRRRDYEDRLIDYALMLAALLLLIGVTGTHHLTLLLPANLLLAYWFYSERRRVGLSLLVFYGAAINLPLLYYVVSFAAPGFFESNLQYYQAAHFFYPYTVYMTAVWGYLLYRRLKRREPEPPP